From Nymphaea colorata isolate Beijing-Zhang1983 chromosome 6, ASM883128v2, whole genome shotgun sequence, a single genomic window includes:
- the LOC116256275 gene encoding carbon catabolite repressor protein 4 homolog 1-like, giving the protein MLSVLRLHLPSDIPIVGCELTPYVLLRRPDNSVTNDDVSESNPLDGCFVRYKWYRIHSDKRVAMCSVHPSEQATLQCIGCVKAKIPVARSYHCTAKCFSDAWQHHRALHERAASAVNENGAEEDDMFGRMGGSGSGVVNAAGGLNSSGSITSQSPNLNNGSAPSYPNPVSERSGGETWFEVGRSRTYTPTADDIGHVLKFECVVVDLDTRIPVGPVSTLLTSRVIPAPCPTPRRLIPVNGVDIVGNLDADGRSGSAGAFTVLSYNILSDAYATSETYSYCPSWALSWPYRKQNLLREIIGYHADILCLQEVQSDHFEDFFAPELEKHGYIAVYKRKTSEVFNGNGRVIDGCATFFRRDRFSLVKKYEVEFNKAAQSLTDALVPNAQKKTALNRLLKDNVALIVVLEAKFSSHVVDTPGKRQLLCVANTHVNVHQDLKDVKLWQVHTLLKGLEKIAVSADIPMLVCGDFNSTPGSAPHALLAMGKVDPLHPDLAVDPLGILRPPSKLTHQLPLVSAYSSFARMMGVGGNLESQRRKMDSATNEPLFTNCTRDFLGTLDYIFYTADSLTVESLLELLDEESLRKDTALPSPEWSSDHIALLAGFRCMPRIRR; this is encoded by the exons ATGCTGAGCGTGCTGCGTCTGCACCTTCCGTCCGACATCCCCATCGTTGGGTGCGAGCTCACCCCTTACGTCCTCTTGCGGCGCCCAGATAACTCGGTCACTAACGATGATGTCTCCGAATCCAATCCCCTTGATGGGTGCTTCGTCAGATATAAGTG GTATCGTATACATAGTGATAAAAGAGTTGCTATGTGTAGCGTACATCCTTCTGAACAAGCCACTTTGCAATGCATAGGATGTGTGAAGGCAAAAATACCAGTTGCAAGAAGTTATCATTGCACTGCAAAATGCTTTTCAGATGCATGGCAGCACCATCGTGCATTACACGAGCGTGCTGCAAGTGCTGTAAATGAAAATGGAGCTGAAGAGGATGATATGTTTGGGAGAATGGGTGGCAGTGGATCAGGAGTTGTTAATGCAGCTGGAGGATTGAATAGTTCAGGATCAATTACCAGCCAAAGCCCAAACCTGAATAATGGTTCTGCTCCTTCTTATCCTAACCCTGTTTCAGAAAGGAGTGGAGGTGAAACATGGTTTGAAGTTGGGCGATCTAGAACATACACACCAACTGCTGATGATATTGGCCATGTATTGAAGTTTGAGTGTGTGGTAGTTGATTTAGATACCAGAATACCTGTGGGGCCAGTCAGTACCCTTCTAACCTCACGTGTTATTCCAGCACCATGCCCTACTCCTCGCCGTTTGATTCCGGTAAATGGAGTTGATATTGTAGGGAACTTGGATGCTGATGGCCGAAGTGGATCTGCAGGTGCTTTCACTGTTCTGTCGTACAATATTCTATCAGATGCATATGCCACAAGTGAAACATACAGCTATTGTCCATCTTGGGCTCTTTCATGGCCATACAGGAAGCAGAATTTGCTACGGGAAATAATTGGGTATCATGCAGATATTCTTTGTCTTCAAGAG GTTCAGAGTGATCACTTTGAGGATTTTTTCGCACCTGAACTTGAAAAACATGGCTATATAGCTGTCTATAAGAGAAAGACATCCGAG GTTTTCAATGGTAATGGTCGAGTGATTGATGGTTGTGCAACCTTTTTTCGGAGGGATCGGTTTTCACTAGTCAAAAAATATGAG GTTGAGTTCAACAAGGCTGCACAGTCTCTAACAGATGCTTTAGTTCCAAATGCCCAAAAGAAAACTGCTCTCAATCGGTTGCTTAAG GACAATGTTGCTTTAATTGTAGTTTTGGAGGCCAAGTTTAGTAGCCATGTAGTGGATACACCTGGAAAACGACAACTTCTGTGTGTG GCAAACACACATGTCAATGTCCATCAAGATTTGAAGGATGTAAAGCTATGGCAG GTGCACACACTTCTAAAGGGACTGGAAAAAATTGCAGTTAGTGCAGATATTCCAATGCTAGTTTGTGGGGATTTCAATTCAACCCCTGGAAG TGCTCCACATGCACTTTTGGCGATGGGGAAGGTTGATCCCCTCCATCCAGATTTAGCTGTTGATCCTTTAGGAATCTTGCGCCCTCCCAGCAAGCTTACTCATCAGCTTCCGCTG GTAAGTGCATACTCATCATTTGCAAGAATGATGGGTGTTGGTGGAAACTTGGAGAGCCAGAGAAGAAAAATGGACTCAGCAACAAATGAACCATTGTTCACAAATTGCACAAGAGATTTCCTTGGCACCCTTGACTATATTTTCTACACAG CGGACTCATTGACAGTGGAGTCATTATTGGAACTACTTGATGAGGAAAGCTTACGAAAAGACACTGCTTTGCCATCTCCAGAGTGGTCATCTGATCACATAGCCTTGCTGGCTGGTTTCCGCTGCATGCCTAGAATACGACGGTAG